The sequence below is a genomic window from Desulfobulbus oligotrophicus.
AAAAAACGTTGTAATATCATAATTCTTTTGCTGAGATACTTTTCTCTGTATCTGTGGAAGACACGTGGCATTGACAGGAAAACATACTCCACCATGTATTCTAATCTAAAGTGTGATGAAAAACCGATTTGATTATCAACTCGTTGTTCTCGGGTTTTTGGCCACACTCGTTCTGGCAGGGCTTTTTTATCTTCCCTACCTTTCAGTACATACTAAAACCATGGACGCCTTTCGTCTTCAGCAAACACTTTTAGCGCAGCAGGCGGAAGTCGGACTGCAGGAGTACCTGACCACATACAGTACAGCACTTACCTACCTGGTGCAGCAGGCCGGTATCCAGCAACTCGACGAGAGCGGCAAGAGTTTACTGGGTGATTTTTTATCGATGCGTGGTGGTGATATTCTGTCGATTGAGCGGACAGATGCCGCTGGTATCCGATTGTTCATTGTCCCTGAAATACCCAATGAGGCTCAGGAAGGTGCCACTGACCATTGTCGAACTCTGCACGAACAAAATCACCCCAGGGTGAGCGATCTGTATCGTTTGAGTGACGGAGTCGGGCAGATCTTTTTTTCTGCAGCAGTCCGGCAGGAAGATGAATTTGCCGGCTGCCTGTCTTTTTCTTTACCGATTACCCGGGTGGCACAACGGATTTTTGATCAAATTTCCTTTCCCCATGAGGAAGATGTTCTGCTGGTCAACCAGAGCGGCGTTATTCTTACCGCACCGGGCGTCTCTCTCGTCGGCAACAGCATTCACCACCTGTACGTCAATAATGAAGACGATGTGAAGGTTCTGCGTACTGCTTTGGGAAGCGGCGAACAGAAGCTGGTCGTCCTCTCGGAAGACCGTTTGACCCAAAACCTGCAGAATCCCGGCAAAGTGTACGGCCTGGTTTATCCGCTGCATCTTGCTGCCGATACGAGTTGGTCACTTGTTTTGCTGACGCCTGAACACGTGGTGCTCGGGTCCATGGCCGAATTCCGTTCTCAGTGGCTGGTGGTTACAGCCGTGGCAGTGACCGTTGTTGCATTGTTGAGTCTTATTTTAAGTCGTATTGCCGTTCATAGAAAAGAAGAATCTGAACAGCGGGCTGCCCAGAAACAGTTGGCAATGTTACTCGACCTCGCTCCAATGGGTGTCTTTGTTCTGAATGCCAAAGCAGTGGTTCTCTATGCCAACCAGGAGGCTTTGCGAATGCTGGAAGCCGATGGTGAGCAGGTTGTGGGGCAGGAGTTTCTCAGTTTTTTTCACCGGGACACCAGGCATGAACTCGCAAGGCAGCTGGAAGGCGGAACAGCTGCCCGATCCCGTTACAAGTGCGGGCCAATTCGGCTCCACACCTTTTCCGGGGCAAAGCGGGAGGTTGTTGTCCATGCCACACTCTATCAGGCAGATCCGCAGCCGCAATGGATTTTGATCGTTCACGATGTGACGGATGAACGGATAAGGGCAGCGCAACAGCAACGACTTACCACAGCCGTTGACCAGGTCAAAGAGGCGGTTTTAATTGCCGATCGTCAGGGTATTATTGATTATGCAAATGCCGCCCTCGTTGAAATGACCGGTTACAGTATGGAAGAATGCCGTGGGCAATCAATCCGGATATTGTGGGCAGAGGAGCAGGACACCTCGTTTGATCTGAAGATCGAGAATGTTGTTGATGGCGGCGAAGTCTGGCGGGGACGTATTATCAACCGGCGTAAGGACGGTACTTTCTTTGTTGCTGTTGCAACAATTTCCCCGATGCGCAGTACAAACGGTGCGGTGCCCCATTTTGTTCTCGTACAGCGCGATGTCACGCAAGAACTGGAGCTGGACAGCCGCCTGCGGCAAACACAGAAGATGGAGGCCATAGGGACGCTGGCAGGGGGGATTGCCCACGACTTTAATAATATCCTCGGAGGTATCATCGGGTTCACAGACCTTGCACTCTTGCAGTCAACCCCTGGTACGGAAGCGCATACCAACCTGCTGCATATTCGGCAGGGGGGGAAACGGGCAGCCGATCTTGTACAGCAGATTCTGACATTCAGCCGTCAGTCAGTGATTGAAAAGGTACCGGTTCCCATTGCACCGCTTATTAAGGAGAGTTTGAAGCTGCTTCGTGCAAGCCTGCCGACAACCATTGACATCGTGCAAGATATGCCGGCTTCTGAAATGAAGATGATGGTGATGGCTGCTCCGGTGCAGATCCAACAGATCGTCATGAACTTATGCACCAATGCATTTTACGCTATGCGGGAAACCGGTGGCCGTCTTGTTATCCGGCTTCGGTTGGAAACGGTAACGATACCTGGTCAAAACAGTGGAAACAGTGACAAGGAGAGAGCTGTTTTAGTTGTTGAGGACACTGGGCAGGGAATTGGTGAGGAGATCTTGTCGCAGATTTTCACACCCTTTTTTACGACTAAACAACCGGGCGAGGGGACCGGTATGGGATTGAGTGTTGTTCATGGTATTGTTCAGGAGTTGGGCGGTCAAATAGATGTACAGTCAAAGGCAGGGGAAGGGACTGTTTTTACTGTTTGTCTACCGTTGGTGGATCAGGCAGGGAACAATGGATTGGTAAACGGATCAAGACCCCTGTCAACCGGAACAGAGCATATCCTGGTTGTTGATGATGAAAAAGATATCCGTGAGACCTATAAGATGATGTTGTCACATCTTGGTTATACGGTTACCACGACCGGCGATCCACAGGAGGTCACTTTTTTGCTGGAGCATGCCCAGGAGCCGATTGATCTTGTGCTTACCGATCAGACAATGCCGAGAATGACCGGCATTGATCTGACGCGGGATCTGCGCCGTAAACATCTCTCTGTACCGGTTATCCTCTGCACCGGTTATTCTGACCGGCTGAATCACGAAATCGCACTTGAAGCCGGAGCCAGTGACTTGTTGATGAAACCTATGGATTTGCAGGGTCTGAGTGCGGCTGTACGCTCAGCGCTTGATCGGATTCGTAACGGGTGATCAATTCCGCCTGTCCAAGAGGGGCAATGGCGTCAAATGGCGTCAAATGGCGTGCTCTGTACAGACAAAGAACGCATCGCCACATAATGAATTTTCATATTTTACTGATTTGATGATGTTTTTGAGCTGTACGTGCATGTATGCAAAACTACATGCCATCTGTTACCGCTGCAGCAGGCGATCTTATACTGAACAAAAAAAAAATTGTTCCATAACCTCCTGAATTTCTGTTGTCTTTTTTTGTGAAAACCTCTTTAGAAGAGCCGAAACCTTGACAACAGCAGGCGTATACATTTTAATAACTCCAATTTTTATCTACAACCGCTCGTGTGGTTGATCGTTGATGTAAATATCAAACAGATCCCCATTCAATACAAAGACCTTATGATTACAGAAAATACTACCCAACCAATAACATCCCGCCGTTCATTTCTTCTGACTGCAACCCAGGTTGTTCTGGGACTTGGACTGGTTTCAGCTCCCACCATCGCCTGCGCCAAGGCGATAAAAAAACGCTCCCTTTCTTTTGTGCATACTCGAACTCAACAGGAACTTACTTTAGTGTATGCTTCGGGATCGGCATATGATCGGCGGGCTCTTACCAAAATCAATCGGTTCCTGCGCGATTATAATACCGGGCAGGTGCATGTCATCGATCCGAAACTGCTGGATATCTTGTGGGCGGTGAAGGGAGAAATGGGCAATAAAGGTGTGTATGAGATTGTTTCCGGCTTTCGTTCACCAAAGACGAACAGGTTGCTGCGGCAAGGTCATTCCGGAGTGGCGACCAAGAGCCTGCATATGCAGGGCAAAGCAGTTGATATCCGGTTTTCCGGGGCGAGTCTTGCCCAGGTCCGACAGTGTGCCCTGGAGATGCAGTGTGGTGGTGTTGGTTATTATCCCCGGGATGGTTTTGTCCATTTAGATTCCGGGCAGTTCAGAACATGGTGAAAAGCAGTACCACCGCGTAAATTTTTTGACGAGTTGCTTTCATATCAAAAGGCTGTTGTTCAGGAGTGAATAATAGTCTTTTCTGTTCTCGTTTTAACTGGCCAGACTTCTGGCCAGTGTGAACACTTCAATCCGTTCGGCCCCCGCCTTTCGTAAAATCTTGCTGCATGCATTGACCGTGCTGCCCGTTGTATAAACATCGTCGACCAGGAGTACACGTGCGCCGGCCACCAGGTCCGGTCTGCTCAAGGAAAAGACATTGTGGACATTGCGCCGTCGTTTTGAACCGCTGAGCACTGCCTGAGGTGTTGTTG
It includes:
- a CDS encoding hybrid sensor histidine kinase/response regulator, with amino-acid sequence MKNRFDYQLVVLGFLATLVLAGLFYLPYLSVHTKTMDAFRLQQTLLAQQAEVGLQEYLTTYSTALTYLVQQAGIQQLDESGKSLLGDFLSMRGGDILSIERTDAAGIRLFIVPEIPNEAQEGATDHCRTLHEQNHPRVSDLYRLSDGVGQIFFSAAVRQEDEFAGCLSFSLPITRVAQRIFDQISFPHEEDVLLVNQSGVILTAPGVSLVGNSIHHLYVNNEDDVKVLRTALGSGEQKLVVLSEDRLTQNLQNPGKVYGLVYPLHLAADTSWSLVLLTPEHVVLGSMAEFRSQWLVVTAVAVTVVALLSLILSRIAVHRKEESEQRAAQKQLAMLLDLAPMGVFVLNAKAVVLYANQEALRMLEADGEQVVGQEFLSFFHRDTRHELARQLEGGTAARSRYKCGPIRLHTFSGAKREVVVHATLYQADPQPQWILIVHDVTDERIRAAQQQRLTTAVDQVKEAVLIADRQGIIDYANAALVEMTGYSMEECRGQSIRILWAEEQDTSFDLKIENVVDGGEVWRGRIINRRKDGTFFVAVATISPMRSTNGAVPHFVLVQRDVTQELELDSRLRQTQKMEAIGTLAGGIAHDFNNILGGIIGFTDLALLQSTPGTEAHTNLLHIRQGGKRAADLVQQILTFSRQSVIEKVPVPIAPLIKESLKLLRASLPTTIDIVQDMPASEMKMMVMAAPVQIQQIVMNLCTNAFYAMRETGGRLVIRLRLETVTIPGQNSGNSDKERAVLVVEDTGQGIGEEILSQIFTPFFTTKQPGEGTGMGLSVVHGIVQELGGQIDVQSKAGEGTVFTVCLPLVDQAGNNGLVNGSRPLSTGTEHILVVDDEKDIRETYKMMLSHLGYTVTTTGDPQEVTFLLEHAQEPIDLVLTDQTMPRMTGIDLTRDLRRKHLSVPVILCTGYSDRLNHEIALEAGASDLLMKPMDLQGLSAAVRSALDRIRNG
- a CDS encoding YcbK family protein; translated protein: MITENTTQPITSRRSFLLTATQVVLGLGLVSAPTIACAKAIKKRSLSFVHTRTQQELTLVYASGSAYDRRALTKINRFLRDYNTGQVHVIDPKLLDILWAVKGEMGNKGVYEIVSGFRSPKTNRLLRQGHSGVATKSLHMQGKAVDIRFSGASLAQVRQCALEMQCGGVGYYPRDGFVHLDSGQFRTW